One region of Eupeodes corollae chromosome 1, idEupCoro1.1, whole genome shotgun sequence genomic DNA includes:
- the LOC129938653 gene encoding uncharacterized protein LOC129938653 — MNATKIVKHTCTQISKDFENFKKTVSPTRRTKNYVTTRLETLEGNWVNIKNQYQIVICSDDVKEDVVKSTEELFNEANEIYTLYRSMLLDELDKFAEAKAKEIPPAVPPVAKSDDNKHHDVRLPKINPPTFTGEYQNWRSFRDQFVSLVHSNKSLTNIEKLHYLKSCCKEGAGILLEHINVDDASYEKAWELLNSRYDFKRILVNNELKLFYELPVIHEENSKGIRELLDNSTKILHALTNLGLPVQHWDAIIIFMLLKKLPSTVQTKWEATLGTKKEIPTYKEFSDFLETRFRTLEMVDEQQNVKSTSTHKKPLKTVFHVNAETANFSCKLCHKGAHSLRTCTKFLKMDVNTRQRTVKQLGNCFNCLAYSHKTNSCPSDKKCHFCQKQHNSLLHFGNAQNQLNLHNQQNTYQRQTFTQANQLPPNSNNTISQTQTRTMPHNKTNSFNNTNPNTYNTNSSHAHHISTEFNPNASAFYPNDPPPSTSSNCFHLKDFKNTQILLATAIIKVKSADGNFIKLRALIDPGSQATFITESASQLLRLKKYNTSFDISVLGQNKSGSCQNYIELTLSSNYSDFTMSTKGYVYKTLTGLLPSHEIISTKWKHIQGLKLADPTFHRPSNIDILLGNDVYCEIILNEVIRDDEQICPIAQKTEFGWIILGKVPLEKPNSIQVYTQIVDIDTQMRKFWEIEESPYQKTETEEDEACENHFLKHVKRLPGGRFEVSLPFKANQRPELKSTQQTALRMYYKQEEKLLINPTLHEEYNKCLAEYLKLNQMEEVDITQDSIYNSPFHNIVPHHAVIKDSSTTTKLRVVFNASFKTSNGTSLNDHLMTGPKTQTDIIAIVLRWRTHKITFTSDIEKMYRQIHIHPDDAYYQMLYWREDTTTPVKLYKVKVLMFGTAPAPYLANRTLKKLASDEESTYPLAAQMIREDMYIDDLVSGADTLEVANEKYHQISTLLTSAGFHLRKWMSNDREFLKSIPEEDRETSVSLTFGSLDHTKTLGISWFPSTDSFSFQKIVLDNIVTKRSILSTIARLFDPLGWIAPCIIKAQIIMQQLWLKGLSWDDNIPAELQQEWLSFQEELDILEDIHIPRWINTQTDIKQIELHGFSDASIKAYGAVVYLRVLDNQNLIHTHLLISKTKVAPVNTISLPRLELCGAVMLAKLLDYTRSVLPFKTVQLFAWTDSTITLSWISGLPSKWKTFIANRVTEIQRLTNISIWRHIPTKLNPADLISRGILPSKLKINTLWWNGPHFLHEKWDFSVPKQPAQLETEEEKRQIKIHVTIKDANGILDVVCKKSKLIKVLRIVALVNRFIYNLRKDDVLRMKSVLSPIELDIALRTTIRSVQQFMFPDVIKELELTKRTKLNKSLNMFIDRSGIIRIGGRLQNANLTYDQKHPIALKPDHNFSKLIIEDAHEKTLHGGIQQTIAFIRNQFWIFNMKRTVKKWLSKCFTCFSNQPKSMEQLMGNLPAPRVNMSRPFTHTGVDYAGPLEVKTWKGRNSKKFKGYFAIFICLSTKAIHLEAVTDLTTQAFIAAFRRFISRRGICSNIYSDCGTNFKGANTELQKMLNVAKQDYKEIADSLSKLGTKWNFIPPASPHFGGLWEAGVKSVKYHIKRIARNQALTFEELSTLLTQIEACLNSRPLCPVTDSLDDFNALTPAHFLIGTSMHTVPEANLPTEKIGYLDRWKRLQALLQSFWKEWSGEYLTRLQNRPKWLKIEKQPKIGDLVLLRDERLPPSQWSLARIVETYPGQDELIRVVKVRTQNNEFKRPITKICPLPSNNIDTETTTV; from the coding sequence atgaACGCAACCAAGATCGTAAAACACACCTGCACgcaaatttcaaaagattttgaaaattttaaaaagactgTGAGCCCCACTAGGAGAACCAAAAATTATGTAACCACACGTCTCGAAACCCTTGAAGGCAATTGGGTGAACATAAAAAACCAATATCAAATAGTGATTTGCAGTGATGACGTCAAAGAAGATGTAGTAAAAAGCACCGAAGAATTGTTTAATGAAGCAAATGAGATATATACGCTCTACAGATCTATGCTATTAGATGAGTTGGACAAGTTTGCAGAGGCGAAAGCGAAAGAAATACCTCCTGCTGTTCCTCCAGTTGCAAAATCTGACGATAATAAGCATCACGATGTACGCTTACCCAAAATTAATCCTCCGACTTTTACGGGTGAATATCAGAATTGGCGTTCATTTAGAGATCAATTCGTTTCTTTGGTCCATAGCAATAAATCACTAACAAATATAGAAAAGCTTCATTATTTAAAGTCATGCTGTAAAGAAGGAGCAGGCATTTTGCTCGAACATATAAACGTAGATGATGCTAGCTATGAAAAGGCATGGGAATTATTAAATTCACGGTATGATTTTAAGAGAATTCTTGTTAATAAcgagttaaagttgttttatgaATTACCAGTAATTCATGAGGAGAATTCGAAAGGTATCCGCGAATTGTTGGATAATTCAACCAAAATTTTACACGCCCTCACAAACCTAGGACTGCCGGTCCAACATTGGGATGCAATCATCATTTTCATGCTTTTAAAAAAGCTTCCATCAACAGTACAAACGAAATGGGAAGCAACACTTGGAACTAAGAAAGAGATACCCACTTATAAGGAGTTTTCGGATTTCTTAGAGACAAGATTCCGAACACTGGAAATGGTTGATGAGCAACAAAATGTGAAATCAACCTCAACAcataaaaaaccattaaaaacgGTATTTCATGTTAATGCTGAAACAGCAAATTTTTCATGCAAACTGTGCCATAAGGGTGCACACTCATTAAGAACAtgtacaaagtttttaaaaatggatgtCAACACAAGGCAACGAACTGTAAAACAATTAGGGAACTGTTTTAACTGCTTGGCATATAGCCATAAGACAAATAGTTGCCCTAGTGATAAAAAATGCCATTTTTGTCAAAAGCAACATAATTCATTGCTTCATTTCGGTAACGCACAAAACCAACTCAACTTACACAATCAACAAAACACATACCAACGACAAACATTCACTCAAGCTAATCAATTACCACCCAATTCAAATAACACAATCTCTCAAACTCAAACCAGAACTATGCCacacaataaaacaaattcattcaaCAACACAAATCCAAACACATATAACACAAACAGCTCACATGCACACCATATATCAACAGAATTCAATCCAAATGCATCAGCCTTCTATCCAAACGATCCAccaccatcaacatcatcaaattGCTTTCACTTGAAGGactttaaaaatacacaaattttaCTTGCAACAGCAATCATAAAAGTCAAATCAGCTGAtggaaactttataaaattaagaGCTTTGATTGATCCTGGATCACAAGCTACGTTTATAACGGAATCAGCATCTCAACTTTTGCgactcaaaaaatacaatacttcATTTGATATTTCGGTATTAGGGCAGAACAAAAGCGGTTCTTGTCAAAACTATATTGAACTTACCCTAAGTTCAAATTATTCAGATTTCACTATGTCGACAAAAGGTTATGTATATAAAACATTAACAGGGCTTTTACCAAGTCAtgaaattatttcaacaaaatggaAACATATCCAAGGTTTAAAATTAGCCGATCCAACATTTCATCGACCATCAAACATCGATATTTTGTTAGGGAATGACGTTTATtgcgaaataattttgaatgaagTCATTCGTGATGATGAACAAATATGTCCAATCGCTCAAAAAACCGAATTTGGTTGGATCATTTTAGGAAAAGTACCGCTTGAAAAACCCAACTCTATTCAAGTCTACACACAAATTGTCGACATAGACACACAAATGCGAAAGTTTTGGGAGATTGAGGAATCTCCATACCAAAAAACCGAAACAGAGGAAGATGAAGCGtgcgaaaatcactttttaaaacACGTCAAGAGGTTGCCGGGAGGGCGTTTTGAAGTATCGTTACCTTTCAAGGCAAATCAACGGCCAGAGCTAAAATCAACACAACAAACAGCATTAAGGATGTATTACAAGCAAGAAGAAAAGTTACTTATCAACCCAACATTACACGAAGAATATAATAAATGTCTGGCAGAATATCTCAAACTTAACCAAATGGAAGAAGTGGATATCACTCAAGACAGCATCTACAACTCACCTTTTCACAACATCGTTCCACATCATGCCGTCATAAAGGACTCCAGTACAACCACAAAACTGCGTGTAGTCTTCAACGCATCATTTAAAACTTCGAATGGAACTTCGTTGAATGACCATCTTATGACTGGACCTAAGACACAAACAGATATTATAGCAATAGTTTTAAGGTGGAGAACACATAAAATTACCTTTACATCTGATATAGAAAAGATGTATAGACAAATCCACATTCATCCAGATGATGCATATTATCAAATGCTGTATTGGCGTGAAGATACAACAACACCAGTTAAACTCTACAAGGTTAAGGTTTTGATGTTTGGTACTGCTCCAGCTCCATATTTAGCGAACAGAACTCTCAAAAAACTTGCCTCTGACGAAGAATCAACATACCCACTAGCCGCCCAAATGATCCGTGAAGACATGTACATAGATGATTTAGTTTCAGGTGCTGACACATTAGAGGTAGCCAACGAAAAGTACCATCAAATTTCAACATTATTAACTTCAGCTGGATTTCATCTTCGTAAATGGATGAGTAATGACAGGGAATTTTTGAAATCCATTCCGGAAGAAGACCGAGAAACAAGTGTTTCTTTGACTTTCGGATCTCTGGATCACACGAAGACTCTTGGAATCAGTTGGTTCCCATCTACTGACTCATTTTCTTTCCAAAAGATCGTTCTCGACAATATCGTTACAAAACGTTCCATTCTTTCAACCATCGCTCGTCTTTTTGATCCATTAGGATGGATAGCACCTTGTATTATCAAGGCTCAGATCATCATGCAGCAATTATGGCTGAAGGGCCTCTCATGGGACGACAATATTCCAGCTGAATTACAACAGGAATGGCTCTCTTTTCAAGAAGAGTTAGACATTTTAGAAGACATACACATTCCAAGATGGATAAACACTCAAACTGACATCAAACAAATAGAACTCCACGGATTCAGTGATGCATCAATTAAAGCGTATGGAGCTGTCGTCTACCTTAGAGTATTAGACAACCAGAACCTCATACACACTCATTTGCTCATTTCTAAAACAAAGGTAGCGCCTGTAAACACAATATCGTTACCGAGATTAGAACTTTGCGGAGCTGTTATGCTGGCAAAACTTCTCGATTATACCCGAtcagttcttccatttaaaACCGTCCAATTATTTGCATGGACTGATTCTACAATAACCTTGAGCTGGATATCTGGATTACCATCAAAATGGAAGACATTCATAGCCAATAGAGTCACCGAAATTCAACGGTTGACCAATATAAGTATATGGCGACATATCCCCACCAAATTAAACCCAGCGGATTTAATATCTCGTGGTATCCTTCCATCGAAATTGAAGATCAATACACTATGGTGGAATGGACCACACTTTCTTCATGAAAAATGGGATTTTTCAGTACCTAAACAACCTGCCCAATTAGAAACGGAAGAAGAAAAGAGACAAATCAAGATTCATGTCACCATCAAAGATGCTAATGGCATTCTTGATGTAGTTTGCAAAAAATCCAAGCTTATCAAGGTATTAAGAATCGTCGCCTTAGTAAACAGATTTATCTATAATTTAAGAAAGGATGATGTTTTAAGAATGAAGTCAGTTCTTTCACCCATAGAACTTGACATCGCATTGCGTACAACCATAAGGAGTGTTCAACAATTCATGTTTCCCGATGTCATAAAAGAACTCGAACTTACTAAGAGAACAAAGCTTAATAAATCTCTAAACATGTTTATTGATCGATCTGGTATTATAAGAATTGGTGGCCGACTACAAAATGCCAATCTTACATATGATCAAAAGCATCCTATTGCATTGAAACCAGATCATAACTTCTCGAAACTCATCATTGAAGATGCTCATGAGAAAACCCTACATGGAGGTATCCAGCAAACAATCGCTTTTAttcgaaatcaattttggattttcaatatgaaaagaaCAGTGAAGAAGTGGTTGAGTAAATGCTTCACTTGTTTTAGTAATCAACCCAAATCAATGGAACAACTGATGGGAAACCTTCCTGCACCCAGAGTAAATATGTCACGACCATTCACTCACACTGGTGTAGACTATGCCGGCCCTTTGGAAGTTAAAACTTGGAAAGGAAGAAATTCCAAGAAATTTAAAGgatattttgcaattttcatATGCCTCTCCACGAAAGCAATTCATCTTGAAGCTGTAACAGATCTCACAACTCAAGCCTTTATCGCCGCGTTCAGAAGATTTATATCTCGAAGAGGAAtatgttcaaatatttatagCGACTGCGGTACTAATTTCAAGGGTGCTAATACCGAACTTCAAAAGATGTTAAATGTAGCCAAACAGGATTATAAAGAAATAGCTGACTCACTAAGTAAATTGGGTACCAAGTGGAACTTTATTCCTCCTGCTTCTCCTCACTTTGGTGGTTTATGGGAAGCAGGAGTGAAATCAGTCAAATACCACATAAAACGGATTGCCCGAAACCAAGCCCTAACATTCGAGGAGCTCAGTACGCTTCTAACACAAATAGAAGCTTGTCTTAACTCGAGACCCCTTTGTCCCGTTACAGATAGCTTGGATGATTTTAACGCCCTAACACCAGCACACTTTTTGATCGGCACATCAATGCATACAGTCCCTGAAGCCAACCTACCAACTGAAAAGATAGGCTACTTGGACAGATGGAAACGACTACAAGCATTACTGCAGTCATTCTGGAAGGAATGGAGCGGAGAATATTTAACAAGGCTTCAAAATCGACCGAAATGGttgaaaatcgaaaaacaaCCTAAGATCGGAGATTTAGTCTTGCTGAGAGATGAAAGACTTCCACCGTCACAATGGTCCCTAGCAAGGATTGTTGAAACCTATCCAGGACAAGATGAATTGATCCGCGTTGTAAAAGTAAGAACCCAGAACAACGAATTCAAAAGGCCTATCACAAAAATCTGCCCACTCCCATCGAACAACATTGATACAGAAACCACAACAGTGTAA